A stretch of the Perca flavescens isolate YP-PL-M2 chromosome 3, PFLA_1.0, whole genome shotgun sequence genome encodes the following:
- the p4ha3 gene encoding prolyl 4-hydroxylase subunit alpha-3 isoform X2, protein MKYPTWVCFSWSLLTVAVIPVSLGEMYTSLLNVKQAISVERKLIDYLRIYIDHEFERLEDIKRFYAKVSDLHTELYKGPATAMANPLVAFTLIKRLHSEWLNVVYSNEALENTQALRSSYEEEEADLPKLEDLQGAAKGLMRLQDVYALQVASLVRGCFQRVTKGKPIDIYLPAVSVPLSGDDCFLVGKVAYEQEDYYHSVQWLEESVRLFRGTGGEWSPENEGTLEDALDHLAFSHFKTGNISYALSLSQELLNHDPMNGRVLQNVEKYEKLLGTSPPISIRGDGLRRPTSNNLRTRDTYERLCQTQGSQPLLSENPRLFCDYFTNGNPGLLLLPVRREVLSLRPYVVLYHSFITDTEAEDIKRTAQPGLKRSVVAAGEKQATADYRISKSAWLKGSAHSTVGKLDQRISMLTGLNVKHPYGEYLQVVNYGIGGHYEPHFDHATSPSSPVFKLKTGNRVATFMIYLSSVEAGGCTAFIYANFSVPVVEKAAIFWWNLHRNGQGDADTLHAGCPVLIGDKWVANKWIHEHGQEFHHRCSLNPEE, encoded by the exons ATGAAGTATCCCACATGGGTTTGCTTCAGCTGGAGTCTCCTGACTGTAGCTGTGATTCCCGTGTCTTTGGGGGAAATGTACACGTCGCTGCTGAACGTCAAGCAGGCGATCAGTGTTGAACGGAAGCTGATCGATTACTTGAGAATTTATATCGACCACGAGTTTGAGAGACTGGAGGACATCAAGCG TTTTTATGCCAAAGTGTCAGACCTGCACACTGAACTTTACAAAGGCCCGGCGACAGCGATGGCCAACCCGCTGGTGGCATTCACCCTGATCAAGCGGCTGCATTCCGAGTGGCTGAATGTAGTCTACAGCAACGAAGCCCTGGAGAACACACAAG CCCTCAGGTCCAGTtatgaggaggaagaggccgATCTGCCCAAACTGGAAGACCTCCAGGGGGCCGCCAAGGGGCTGATGAGGCTGCAGGATGTGTATGCTCTCCAAGTTGCGAGCCTTGTGAGGGGTTGTTTCCAGAGAGTCACTAAAGGCAAGCCTATTGATATCTACCTGCCTGCAGTGTCTGTCCCGCTGTCTGGTGATGACTGCTTTCTGGTTGGAAAG GTGGCCTACGAGCAGGAGGACTACTACCACTCTGTGCAATGGTTGGAGGAGTCGGTGCGTCTCTTCAGGGGAACAGGAGGCGAGTGGAGCCCTGAGAATGAAGGGACTTTAGAGGATGCTCTGGATCACCTGGCCTTTTCTCACTTCAAA ACAGGAAACATTTCCTATGCTCTCAGTCTATCTCAGGAGTTACTGAACCATG ATCCAATGAACGGAAGAGTTTTGCAGAATGTTGAGAAATACGAGAAGCTGCTGGGTACGAGTCCACCCATATCAATAAGAGGCGATGGGCTGAGGAGACCCACCTCCAATAACTTAAGGACCAGGGACACTTATGAGAGGCTCTGCCAGACCCAAGGCTCTCAG CCATTGCTTTCTGAAAATCCCAGACTATTCTGTGACTACTTCACCAACGGGAATCCTGGACTGCTACTGCTGCCGGTGAGACGTGAAGTGCTGAGCCTGCGGCCGTATGTGGTCCTGTACCACAGCTTCATCACTGACACAGAGGCTGAGGACATCAAGAGGACCGCCCAGCCAGGA TTGAAACGATCAGTGGTGGCAGCTGGAGAGAAACAAGCAACGGCAGACTACCGCATCAGCAAAAG TGCATGGCTGAAGGGCTCAGCACACTCCACTGTTGGGAAGCTGGACCAGAGGATCTCCATGCTCACAGGTCTGAATGTGAAGCATCCATATGGCGAGTACCTCCAAGTAGTGAATTATGGGATTGGTGGCCATTATGAGCCTCACTTTGACCATGCTACA TCGCCTTCAAGTCCCGTGTTCAAGCTGAAAACTGGGAATCGAGTGGCAACCTTTATGATATAT CTCAGCTCTGTCGAGGCAGGTGGGTGCACAGCCTTCATCTACGCCAACTTCAGCGTTCCTGTTGTGGAG AAAGCTGCCATTTTCTGGTGGAATCTCCATAGAAATGGTCAAGGAGACGCAGACACACTGCATGCTGGCTGCCCTGTGCTTATAGGGGACAAATGGG TGGCAAACAAATGGATCCATGAGCACGGCCAAGAGTTCCACCATCGCTGCAGCCTGAATCCTGAAGAGTGA
- the p4ha3 gene encoding prolyl 4-hydroxylase subunit alpha-3 isoform X1 — translation MKYPTWVCFSWSLLTVAVIPVSLGEMYTSLLNVKQAISVERKLIDYLRIYIDHEFERLEDIKRFYAKVSDLHTELYKGPATAMANPLVAFTLIKRLHSEWLNVVYSNEALENTQALRSSYEEEEADLPKLEDLQGAAKGLMRLQDVYALQVASLVRGCFQRVTKGKPIDIYLPAVSVPLSGDDCFLVGKVAYEQEDYYHSVQWLEESVRLFRGTGGEWSPENEGTLEDALDHLAFSHFKTGNISYALSLSQELLNHDPMNGRVLQNVEKYEKLLGTSPPISIRGDGLRRPTSNNLRTRDTYERLCQTQGSQQPLLSENPRLFCDYFTNGNPGLLLLPVRREVLSLRPYVVLYHSFITDTEAEDIKRTAQPGLKRSVVAAGEKQATADYRISKSAWLKGSAHSTVGKLDQRISMLTGLNVKHPYGEYLQVVNYGIGGHYEPHFDHATSPSSPVFKLKTGNRVATFMIYLSSVEAGGCTAFIYANFSVPVVEKAAIFWWNLHRNGQGDADTLHAGCPVLIGDKWVANKWIHEHGQEFHHRCSLNPEE, via the exons ATGAAGTATCCCACATGGGTTTGCTTCAGCTGGAGTCTCCTGACTGTAGCTGTGATTCCCGTGTCTTTGGGGGAAATGTACACGTCGCTGCTGAACGTCAAGCAGGCGATCAGTGTTGAACGGAAGCTGATCGATTACTTGAGAATTTATATCGACCACGAGTTTGAGAGACTGGAGGACATCAAGCG TTTTTATGCCAAAGTGTCAGACCTGCACACTGAACTTTACAAAGGCCCGGCGACAGCGATGGCCAACCCGCTGGTGGCATTCACCCTGATCAAGCGGCTGCATTCCGAGTGGCTGAATGTAGTCTACAGCAACGAAGCCCTGGAGAACACACAAG CCCTCAGGTCCAGTtatgaggaggaagaggccgATCTGCCCAAACTGGAAGACCTCCAGGGGGCCGCCAAGGGGCTGATGAGGCTGCAGGATGTGTATGCTCTCCAAGTTGCGAGCCTTGTGAGGGGTTGTTTCCAGAGAGTCACTAAAGGCAAGCCTATTGATATCTACCTGCCTGCAGTGTCTGTCCCGCTGTCTGGTGATGACTGCTTTCTGGTTGGAAAG GTGGCCTACGAGCAGGAGGACTACTACCACTCTGTGCAATGGTTGGAGGAGTCGGTGCGTCTCTTCAGGGGAACAGGAGGCGAGTGGAGCCCTGAGAATGAAGGGACTTTAGAGGATGCTCTGGATCACCTGGCCTTTTCTCACTTCAAA ACAGGAAACATTTCCTATGCTCTCAGTCTATCTCAGGAGTTACTGAACCATG ATCCAATGAACGGAAGAGTTTTGCAGAATGTTGAGAAATACGAGAAGCTGCTGGGTACGAGTCCACCCATATCAATAAGAGGCGATGGGCTGAGGAGACCCACCTCCAATAACTTAAGGACCAGGGACACTTATGAGAGGCTCTGCCAGACCCAAGGCTCTCAG CAGCCATTGCTTTCTGAAAATCCCAGACTATTCTGTGACTACTTCACCAACGGGAATCCTGGACTGCTACTGCTGCCGGTGAGACGTGAAGTGCTGAGCCTGCGGCCGTATGTGGTCCTGTACCACAGCTTCATCACTGACACAGAGGCTGAGGACATCAAGAGGACCGCCCAGCCAGGA TTGAAACGATCAGTGGTGGCAGCTGGAGAGAAACAAGCAACGGCAGACTACCGCATCAGCAAAAG TGCATGGCTGAAGGGCTCAGCACACTCCACTGTTGGGAAGCTGGACCAGAGGATCTCCATGCTCACAGGTCTGAATGTGAAGCATCCATATGGCGAGTACCTCCAAGTAGTGAATTATGGGATTGGTGGCCATTATGAGCCTCACTTTGACCATGCTACA TCGCCTTCAAGTCCCGTGTTCAAGCTGAAAACTGGGAATCGAGTGGCAACCTTTATGATATAT CTCAGCTCTGTCGAGGCAGGTGGGTGCACAGCCTTCATCTACGCCAACTTCAGCGTTCCTGTTGTGGAG AAAGCTGCCATTTTCTGGTGGAATCTCCATAGAAATGGTCAAGGAGACGCAGACACACTGCATGCTGGCTGCCCTGTGCTTATAGGGGACAAATGGG TGGCAAACAAATGGATCCATGAGCACGGCCAAGAGTTCCACCATCGCTGCAGCCTGAATCCTGAAGAGTGA